The DNA region AGCGGGTCCATTTGCCGAAGCCACCACTAGCAGACAAGCTAGCCATCTTCATAGAGCATGGCAAAATGAATTTTCTAAAAGATTTAATCGAACGGCTGAGAATGATAGCAGGTCTGTGCAGCCTTATCTGCTCTGACTTGACtctgaagagagagagagagagagagagagagagaggggaaagcAAGAGAAAGTATAAAATCGCTGAGCTAGAGACTGGGACCAGTTCGCCATTATTGCAATTCACCGGCACCTTCCAAcactttctctctccttctcttttcTGTAGTTATAAGAGCAGTCAAAGCTGAGCTCTTAGTTGAAGCTTTGTCAACTTGTTCTCCTTTAGGAAAGCTCTCTCTGAGCTTCTCAGCCACCCGAATATtactcaaacccaaaacccactTCTCTCTCACACAGCGTGTAAAAATCGTCCTCGGCTTCGCTGAAAAGGAGGTGGgtttttgaataatttatgttttttctgttcatggtttttttttttttctatgacgAATTGAAGTTGCAGTTAAAGCAATCGATTGGagacgcttttttttttttttttcttgatgagACTCGTACCTTTGTAAAGCTTGCGTTTTCACATTCGCACCCAGATCTGCCTGGTTCTACTGTTGAAAGTTTGGTTCTTTCCAAGCTCTGTGCAGCTGAGTGTCTAAATTTTTGTGATCTATAGGAAGGAAAATCAAAAGCGTAGTTGGCTTTCATGGGGATTTGCTTGAGTGCCCGAATTAAAGCTGAGAGCCCTTGTAACACAGGTACTcagatttttcatttcttttttaaatgacccgtatttatttcattttgtagATGTAGCTGTCGAGTTTAAACTGATCGTTCAGAAAATttctgtgttttgtttttgatataATATATGGGTTTACCCCTGAATTTAATATTATGCTATAAATttgttcaaaattattatttaaaaaactaTTGGAGAACAAGGGGAGAGGGATAAGGTTCTGGTTAGGTGAGTTGGATTTGTCCTGTATTTGGGAATTCTGTTTCACTAGGaattgttcatttgtttgacaATTTTCTTGTTCCTCTTCCAGGGTAGGTGTAgtttgtttgagaaaattagCCTCATTTGTATTGTATGTTTACAAGTATCCTGCGAATCTGGATATCCTCGACACGTTAGTGGCTGTTCTCTTTTCACTTTGCTTTGCTTGGTTGCTAATAATCCGACCGCAAAGAAAGGGAAATGAGAATTTACTTTTTGGGGTTTTTTAATATCCCCTTTCTTAgatttcttggcaaccaaacaaGTACAACAAAAAGGTGCTTGCTGTGCATGTCTAGCAGTTATATTTTGCTATTCTACTATAGTTTTGTATTGAGCAATGATAAAGAGGTTATCAAAGGTGGTGAAATTATAGTGAAGTTTTTGTGAGGTTGTAAGTTTCGGgacttttatcattttttttctttccctaaTATAAACCTAGAAATTAGGGAAATGAGTTCGGTAAAACATGGAAAATTATCATGTAATATGCCGTGACAATTAATTCATGTAGAGATTATGCATTTACTTGTGCAGGGGCAAATTCGAAATATGTTAGCACAGATGGAAACGATTTTAGCAGTTCGAGTAGCAAGGTCTCGTCATTTTCAGCGCCTCTGACTCCTCGGAGTGAGGGTGAGATCTTGCAGTCCACCAATGTGAAGAGCTTTAGTTTTGCTGAACTCAAAATGGCCACCAGGAATTTCCGTCCTGATAGTGTGTTAGGAGAAGGTGGTTTCGGCTCCGTTTTTAAGGGGTGGATTGATGAGCATACATTTGCTGCTGCCAAGCCTGGGACTGGCATGGTTATAGCTGTTAAAAGGCTTAATCAAGAAAGTTTTCAAGGTCACAGGGAGTGGTTGGTGAGTGAGTTTTACCTTCCTTATAATTCTCTGCACAAATAGAGAAGTGGCTCATTGTcattactaatttttaaatgGACAACCCCTCAAACTTCTAGATCAGATAGAGTTGGGCTTCATAAGAATTCATGTGTGGGTATGTTGGAATCCAGATAAACTTGATTTGTCCCCACTGCCTTTAGATGTCCACAAGTGGTCTTATAGGATGCAACTTGCATGCTTGCCATGCCGACCAGGGAATTTTTCTttctgtattttgttttatagttgtGGTTCACAACACGCATAATTTGAAGTGCACAGATTTACTTGTGATATCTCTGATCCTACAGGCAGAAGTTAATTATCTGGGACAGCTTTATCATCCTCATCTTGTGAAATTGATTGGCTATTGCTTAGAGGATGAACATCGACTGCTGGTGTATGAGTTCATGCCTCGAGGCAGCTTGGAAAATCATTTATTCAGGAGTGAGTTCTTCTATAACATCTCTCCATGCAATTGAATTAAATAGGTCTGATTATGTTATGTAAttgacaaaattaataattttggcTGCACCAGGGGGTTCATATTTCCAACCTCTTTCTTGGAACCTCCGTCTGAAGGTTGCCCTTGGTGCTGCAAAGGGGCTTGCCTTTCTTCATAGTGCTGAAACAAAAGTGATATATCGGGACTTCAAGACTTCTAATATTCTGCTTGATTCGGTATGTGGTCCGTGAAGTAGGTCTTCTTTACTTCTATGATACGGTCTCTTGTGATGGATTCATTTTGCCTTTTTGCTAGCTCTTTTAGAAACTTATTTTCTGATGTGGTCACAGAGCTACAATGcaaagctctctgattttgggTTGGCCAAGGATGGGCCGACAGGCGATAAAAGTCATGTCTCTACCAGGGTTATGGGGACCTATGGATATGCTGCTCCAGAGTATCTAGCTACAGGTATTATTCATAAGCACTTTTTTCAGGTTCTCAATCTATACAACTAGCATTGTGTGTAGACCATTCTAGGCAAGCACTTGAATTATGATTCCTCTAATTATCATCGAGtttatttattctctttctGATAATAGCTACACTTTGCCAACGGTAGGTCATCTTACTACCAGAAGTGATGTCTATAGTTTTGGGGTTGTCCTACTAGAAATGTTGTCTGGTCGGAGAGCAGTTGATAAGAATCGACCATCTGGAGAGCACAATCTGGTAGAATGGGCTAAACCCAACCTTGCAAACAAACGTAAGATCTTCCGAATCCTAGACAACCGTCTTGAAGGCCAATATACAATGGATGTAGCCTATAAGGCTGCGACACTTTCATTGCGATGCCTATCCATGGAAGCCAAGTTCAGGCCGACGATGGATGAAGTTGTAACAGCATTGGAGCAGCTCCAGGAATCAAGGGATACTGAAGGCGTTCAGAAAACTTTGAGCAACGGACCCAGGACTCGAAGACGAAGTGCAGATGATGCTCACCCGGAAAGGAAACCTGCTGCTTACCCCCGGCCCTCTGCTTCCCCTCTATATGCTTGAAAACTCAATAGCAGAACTTGAGAAAAGCTGCTTCTTTGTTCTGCTAATAACTGTACAGATCATATTTCGGCTAGCGTATTCGAAAGATCAATCTCTTGACAATTTCCTGGTGAGCTTTTAACAGAGGAATGCCACagtgatatatatatgcctTACAGATATATGTTTGTAACAATTTGGAAACAGCTTGGAAAATAGGGATGCAAGTGCAATTGTATGATGACTACAGGTAGCTGTCCTTTTTCTTTCAGCCTGGGGTGGTAtatcttccttttgttttactATTAGATGGGTCTGTCTGTCTCTCATTTACATGTATCAGTTTGTTGTAATGTCTCTATATCTGTTTTTTCCAAAGAAGGAAAAGAGACGAAATCCAGCCATTGATATGATTGTTTCTCTGTGATTATGAAGTTGTTATTCTTTTCTGagcaacaaaagagaaataagtAAATGTAAAGTTGGTGTGGATTGATGATGTTCACCGTGGGTGTCATAAAGGTCTGACCAGGAGCTGAACTTGAGGGAGGCACACGTGGATTCATGAGCAATGCCCCTTTAGACTTTAGAGATTTTGACTTTGTGTGAAGCTGAAAcgtgataaaaaaataagataGTGGACACTTTCAATCTGTCTCCTTCTATGGTTCTGCAGCACCAATTAAATTGTTTCCTTGTAGGATAGctatttggagaaaatttgtaCGGGACTCAATTATGTGAGTGGATGATTTAACTGTCAAAATTTATTTACGATTTTATAGATAAgagaaaatgaattatttgggatttttttttagaaaaattgtgATAGCATAAAATTTACTctttcaaatcacatgtaatGATGTGTTTTTTCTTAAACGCTCAGTTTTAAAGTCTAAATTGTGCTTTTAAAAGTCAAAACGCGATTTTGTAAAACACTTagttgcgtttttaaaaattatgtttttaaatcgcACATTTTTAAATATAACAATTTAGACACTTGTGATTTatgttaatattatatatatatatttttttttctttataactgtactttaaacttttgaattaaTAAGCGATTTGAGAAgtctttttaaactttaaaacttctcaatttagactcttgaactttcaattataaCCAATTTGAACATTTGTTAGATTtgaacgttaaaagtgagacaatgatgtttatattccggactttttttataaaatttttaatttacccttaatttcaaattaaaaaataaatcaataaataaaattttttgtttttaaaaaaaaatcaaggatattttgttCTTCTTAGGAGTAAATTAgggaagttaacggctaaatctgacagaagggttcaaattgactgcaattgaaaattggtaaattgagaggttttaaagtttaggaaGTACTTTTCAAATCGTGTGGTAATTcagggtctaaagtgaagttatttttttttggaaaactctGAAAATATTACTCACGGTTAATCAGATCGTCTTTATTAAGCTTAAATAAAAGTATGGTcgtaaaaatgagaaaaagtaCAAACTACCCTTCTCGTAAGTTTGGTCGAGCAAACAAAGAATCACATTTTCTAGAGTCCTCCCAAGAAATAACAATAGCTTTACTTCGACTTTGGGCCCATGCTTGGGCTTTAGAGCTCACTCATTTTCTAGAGTCCACCACATCCAAATACACCATACCACATAATAGAATGAACATGTCATACCACCACATCCTAGTTCTTCCATCCCCTGCTCCAGCTGCTGGTTTGGCTCTAGGTGACACAAATTTATTGTACTGTTTTTGAGAATCGAATTATATTCTTCACTCCGGGTGAATGGCTGTCGTTTTAGATTTTGAGATGGTAGACCACCTGCCCACAGCCTCATCCCGAAGGGtgtggtcggccaccccttcACTTAAAGGGGTGGTCCAACAACCCCAATtactttgtttttgcttttttcttcatttattgGTAATACTAAGTAATAACTCATATCCAATGTGAATTCATTGAAGGGAGCTCAATTCAAATCATTTGGTTCTGGCTTTTGaaccaaattaataaaaatcaccatttattgtaagaataattagtgttttcacttttcaataagAGAGAAACACTCAGAAACCACCAGATCCGGAAGACTAGTACCAAGCTTGCATTTATTCAAGACCCAAATGCATGGCTAATTATTACGATCTTATAAGTAGTACCACACCTCCCACGTCCAGCTTGGATGATGCAATTGCACAATATTGTAGGACTAAATTCTCGGCCGTGGCGGTGGAACCAGATTAGTGGTGTTGGCGTAAGTATCCGATCACTTGCTCCCACCGTCATTACAACTATTAATACATGTTACAATAATAAGTTACTATACATATGAAGACACGATTCTAGCTCAAAAACCTAAGTTAATAGGCTTGGACCTATCAtggtatattaactactctctTTCTTTATACTTTATTAATGTAAGACACAAACTTTACAAGTGCATTCACAAGACCACtcctataattttattaaaaaactttGGCATTTCTATCGACGAGAGGATTTTGCAGACCATGCATGTTGTACAAATGGAAAATCTGGCAAAGAAACACAATCACAAAGGGAATAGGAAGAATATAGATAGCCATCATATTCATTATTGCTAACTCTAAACAATTATGATAGAATGTACTTGAAGCTTGGAATAAGATCCATCTCAAAATGAAAAGGAaccattttatggtcaagattttgttttgttgtattaaTAGTGTAAATGGTgccaaattatttaaatttttttaatgatttggcCATATATACACTATGTAACAACAAAttcattattagatttgtgaaatctaattttgaccataaaattattcctctccatttcaagggATACTTGAAAGCAGCCTCATAAATGCAGCTTCATTGCaagcaatatttttttacacTCCAAAATACAAAGCTTGGAGAGAAAGTGTATGTTTCCAGGAATCACATGTATATATCTACATCCCAGAAAAGTTGGATGGGGTGAAGCTGATAGCTTAATCACCAAGTTCTCACCAGTCCAGGTGTCCAATTTCTCCAATCTAACTTGCCAAATGATTTGTTTCTCAAGCTGACCATTTCTCTAATATCAAAAACCTTCTTTCGATTAATGTTCCCCTGCTTGGTGGGCTCAGGCTCAGCCTCCCCTGAGATTTCTTCCATCACTTCTTCGGTTTCATTGACAGGCTGAGGGGCATCTTCATCCTGATGAGTTGACGTCTCAGCAATGATGTTTCCCAATATCTCAACCACCTCACTCATTTTAGGCCGGCATTTCGGCTGCTTCATTAGACACTTGTTTGCCAGGGATGCAAGTTTCTGAGCCGATTTAATGCAATACTGCCCTTCAAGTCGAGGATCTACAATAAGGTGAAATTTCTTCGAGTCTGATACATAGGGTCTCACCCATTCCAACAGTTTCTGCTCACTTCGGGGTAGGTTTCTTTCCACCGCTCGCCTCCCTGTGATAAGTTCATAGAGAACCACCCCGAAGCTCCAAACATCACTCTTAGCAGTAAGCCTGCCGGTCTGAACATACTCTGGAGCAGCGTAACCTACTGTCCCTACAACCTTTGTATT from Corylus avellana chromosome ca10, CavTom2PMs-1.0 includes:
- the LOC132163413 gene encoding probable serine/threonine-protein kinase PBL10 codes for the protein MGICLSARIKAESPCNTGANSKYVSTDGNDFSSSSSKVSSFSAPLTPRSEGEILQSTNVKSFSFAELKMATRNFRPDSVLGEGGFGSVFKGWIDEHTFAAAKPGTGMVIAVKRLNQESFQGHREWLAEVNYLGQLYHPHLVKLIGYCLEDEHRLLVYEFMPRGSLENHLFRRGSYFQPLSWNLRLKVALGAAKGLAFLHSAETKVIYRDFKTSNILLDSSYNAKLSDFGLAKDGPTGDKSHVSTRVMGTYGYAAPEYLATGHLTTRSDVYSFGVVLLEMLSGRRAVDKNRPSGEHNLVEWAKPNLANKRKIFRILDNRLEGQYTMDVAYKAATLSLRCLSMEAKFRPTMDEVVTALEQLQESRDTEGVQKTLSNGPRTRRRSADDAHPERKPAAYPRPSASPLYA